The following are encoded in a window of Brevibacillus sp. DP1.3A genomic DNA:
- the gmd gene encoding GDP-mannose 4,6-dehydratase, translating into MKTAFLTGITGQDGAYLAKFLLEKGYHVVGLVPRRSTVDRWRLEYLNIVDHVEYKDGDLLDVSSLTRALKACKPEEVYHLGAQSFVGSSWEQPILTAQVTGMGVLHVLEAIRETDPAIKMYQASSSELYGLIQEPQQSEQTPFYPRSPYAVSKLFGYWTTKNYRESFQMFSTNGILFNHESPLRGLEFVTRKVTHAVARIAANKQKELRLGNIQAKRDWGFAGDFVEAMWLMLQQDKPDDYVIATGKTSTVEEMCKIAFDYVGLNYLDYVVIDPELYRPAEVDILLGNPEKAKRELGWTPKTKLEKLIHMMVEADMQRVAKA; encoded by the coding sequence ATGAAAACAGCTTTCCTTACAGGAATCACAGGTCAGGACGGCGCTTATCTGGCAAAATTTTTGCTTGAGAAGGGATACCATGTGGTAGGACTAGTACCACGCCGGAGCACGGTGGACAGGTGGCGGTTGGAGTATTTGAACATCGTAGATCACGTAGAGTACAAGGACGGTGATCTACTGGATGTGTCGTCGTTGACGCGTGCACTGAAGGCATGTAAACCAGAGGAAGTGTATCATTTAGGTGCGCAGAGCTTTGTCGGTTCGTCGTGGGAACAGCCTATTTTGACCGCGCAAGTAACAGGAATGGGTGTCCTGCATGTTCTGGAGGCGATTCGGGAAACGGACCCAGCCATCAAAATGTATCAGGCTTCATCAAGTGAGCTGTACGGATTAATCCAGGAGCCACAGCAATCGGAGCAAACGCCTTTTTACCCAAGAAGCCCATATGCAGTCTCCAAGCTGTTTGGCTACTGGACGACCAAAAACTATCGGGAAAGCTTTCAGATGTTTAGCACCAACGGCATTTTATTCAATCATGAATCACCTTTACGTGGGCTGGAATTCGTTACGAGGAAAGTGACGCATGCTGTCGCAAGAATTGCTGCGAACAAGCAAAAGGAACTACGGCTGGGGAATATTCAGGCGAAGCGGGATTGGGGCTTTGCGGGCGATTTCGTAGAAGCGATGTGGCTGATGCTCCAGCAGGATAAGCCGGATGACTATGTCATTGCGACAGGAAAAACTTCGACGGTGGAAGAGATGTGCAAAATCGCCTTCGATTATGTTGGGTTGAACTACCTAGATTACGTCGTGATCGACCCGGAATTGTATCGGCCAGCAGAAGTGGACATTTTGTTGGGCAATCCGGAAAAAGCGAAAAGAGAGCTCGGCTGGACACCGAAAACGAAGCTGGAAAAGCTTATTCATATGATGGTCGAAGCGGATATGCAGCGGGTGGCAAAAGCATAG
- a CDS encoding DUF4915 domain-containing protein, whose amino-acid sequence MRTIFGIGKCKLLITCSNVNGGLYVLDVKEENYQLTKLLTNNCRGIARWGEHFVMATYDEINLVDANGRILLRSQRTPLDYHGVFVHNKKAYIVETRTNSIGIFNPLTLTREDEIRFSQENRDIHHINDLWIHGNRLFLSMFSLETEWRSTEGPSGVVLEYCLDKGQITHIHNQKLSKPHTVILGEDGLYYCNSLEFEVKKDKEAIFRCNGFTRGMEISGDVLFIGQSVTKKITVAHEKDVRHHLNVSLDSGIHVFDRVNKVSMMIPIPDSQPYCLLMVDKKEDKIRSTHSSTPS is encoded by the coding sequence GTGCGTACCATTTTTGGAATCGGGAAATGCAAGCTGCTCATCACGTGTAGCAATGTGAATGGAGGACTGTATGTTCTGGATGTAAAGGAAGAGAATTATCAGCTCACGAAATTGTTGACGAACAATTGCAGGGGAATTGCGAGATGGGGAGAGCACTTCGTGATGGCGACCTATGATGAAATCAATCTCGTAGACGCGAATGGTCGTATTCTTTTGCGCAGCCAACGAACCCCATTGGATTACCACGGAGTGTTCGTCCACAACAAGAAAGCGTACATTGTGGAAACAAGGACGAACTCAATCGGGATATTCAATCCGTTGACATTAACCAGAGAAGATGAAATCCGATTTTCCCAAGAGAATCGGGATATCCATCACATAAACGATCTGTGGATTCATGGGAACAGGCTGTTTCTATCTATGTTTTCCTTGGAAACAGAGTGGAGATCAACAGAGGGGCCGTCTGGGGTCGTGCTGGAGTACTGCCTGGATAAAGGGCAAATCACTCATATCCATAACCAAAAACTGAGTAAGCCGCATACTGTTATTCTGGGCGAGGATGGATTGTACTACTGCAATTCCTTGGAATTCGAAGTGAAAAAAGACAAGGAGGCTATCTTCCGATGTAATGGTTTTACCAGAGGGATGGAGATATCCGGTGATGTGCTGTTCATTGGTCAAAGTGTTACCAAGAAAATAACGGTTGCCCATGAAAAAGATGTACGACATCATCTGAATGTCTCATTAGATAGTGGAATCCATGTTTTTGATCGAGTCAACAAAGTAAGCATGATGATTCCAATCCCTGACTCCCAGCCTTATTGCTTGTTAATGGTAGATAAGAAAGAAGACAAGATTCGTTCCACGCATTCATCGACGCCAAGCTGA
- a CDS encoding glycosyltransferase family 2 protein, protein MSRITVVIPTYNREKYLPTAIESVLNQTHKEWKLLIVDDASTDHTHAIVEKYLDDPRIHYVLLPENSGIGKTMAAALERIDTPYFVSLDSDDWFDEKTLEILLDEMERQPETTNVVFSNTVFWKEVGDTRELSEIMRPPIYEDKYDYLEAPMVWPRFYRTQAVRDVGGFECDDPMQGRFSHDKYMLLKLIGTGDIHWVDANLYHYLIHESNNSHTKNWPQWTKARKYILTKILKLWGDEYEPIFVYTPEGWIYVNELIPKEKHS, encoded by the coding sequence ATGTCGCGCATTACTGTCGTGATTCCAACCTATAATCGGGAAAAGTATCTTCCCACAGCCATCGAAAGTGTGTTGAACCAAACGCACAAGGAATGGAAGCTCCTCATTGTAGATGACGCTTCTACTGATCACACGCATGCCATCGTAGAAAAATATCTCGATGATCCACGCATTCACTACGTGCTACTCCCTGAAAATTCAGGGATCGGTAAAACAATGGCTGCTGCTCTGGAACGAATTGACACGCCCTACTTCGTCTCACTTGACTCGGATGACTGGTTCGACGAAAAGACCTTAGAAATTTTGTTGGATGAAATGGAACGCCAGCCCGAAACCACGAACGTCGTGTTCTCCAACACCGTTTTTTGGAAGGAAGTAGGTGACACGCGAGAACTGTCCGAAATCATGCGGCCTCCGATCTATGAAGATAAGTATGATTACCTGGAAGCTCCGATGGTTTGGCCTCGTTTTTATCGGACACAAGCGGTTCGTGATGTCGGCGGATTTGAATGTGATGATCCGATGCAGGGAAGGTTTTCTCATGACAAGTACATGTTATTAAAATTGATCGGAACAGGTGATATTCACTGGGTCGATGCGAACCTCTATCATTATTTGATTCACGAGAGCAACAATTCCCACACAAAAAACTGGCCGCAATGGACAAAAGCAAGAAAGTACATCCTTACGAAAATCTTGAAACTGTGGGGAGACGAGTACGAGCCTATTTTTGTGTACACACCCGAGGGATGGATCTATGTGAACGAGCTCATTCCGAAAGAAAAGCACTCTTAA
- the glf gene encoding UDP-galactopyranose mutase, whose translation MKVDWLIVGAGFTGATLAERIANELDQKVLVVEGRNHIGGNAYDCYDEQGVLIHKYGSHTFHTNSKLVWDYLSRFTQWRPYFHEVRAYVDGIKIPLPFNLNALSALFSPQYAQKLESLLIRQYGFGAKIPILKLRDSAHEELGFLAEYIYQKVFHRYTIKQWDLKPEELDQSVSARVPVYVSRDNRYFQDTYQGIPLHGFTAMFHRMLDHPNIKVLLNTDYQEIADEIRYKRMIYTGPIDTFFGYKHGRLPYRSLRFHFETHQKAWYQEVGTVNYPNEYDFTRILEQKHLTGQVVPHTTISFVYPQPYSPGENEPYYPIPRKENSQRYSLYKQEAEQIRDQVLFAGRLADYQYYNMDQAVARALTLFKQIVAE comes from the coding sequence ATGAAGGTGGATTGGCTGATTGTCGGAGCTGGCTTCACGGGTGCTACACTCGCAGAGCGGATTGCCAATGAGCTTGATCAGAAAGTGTTGGTGGTAGAGGGGCGCAATCATATCGGAGGAAATGCCTATGATTGCTATGACGAGCAGGGGGTACTGATTCACAAATACGGTTCGCACACCTTTCATACGAATTCCAAGCTGGTCTGGGACTATTTGTCGCGTTTTACCCAGTGGCGGCCGTACTTTCATGAGGTGCGTGCCTATGTCGATGGCATAAAAATACCGTTGCCTTTCAATCTGAATGCATTGTCCGCTTTGTTTTCCCCGCAATATGCGCAGAAACTGGAGAGCTTATTGATCCGTCAATATGGATTCGGAGCGAAGATTCCGATTCTGAAGCTCCGGGATAGTGCTCATGAAGAGCTTGGTTTTTTGGCTGAGTACATTTATCAAAAAGTCTTTCATCGGTATACGATCAAGCAATGGGATTTGAAGCCGGAGGAGCTGGATCAATCTGTTTCCGCAAGGGTTCCTGTGTATGTCAGCAGGGACAATCGGTATTTTCAGGACACGTATCAAGGAATTCCTTTGCATGGCTTTACGGCAATGTTTCATCGCATGCTTGATCATCCGAATATAAAGGTGCTCCTCAATACGGACTATCAAGAAATCGCGGATGAAATTAGGTATAAACGCATGATATACACAGGCCCGATCGATACCTTCTTTGGCTATAAGCATGGACGGTTGCCTTATCGAAGCCTGCGCTTTCATTTTGAAACGCATCAAAAGGCATGGTACCAAGAAGTGGGGACTGTCAATTATCCCAATGAGTATGATTTCACCAGAATCCTCGAACAAAAGCACCTCACAGGCCAAGTCGTTCCTCATACAACCATATCCTTCGTATATCCACAGCCGTATTCACCTGGCGAAAACGAGCCTTATTATCCAATTCCTCGCAAGGAAAACAGCCAACGGTACAGCCTCTATAAACAAGAAGCGGAGCAAATCCGCGATCAAGTACTTTTTGCGGGCAGACTCGCGGACTATCAATACTACAACATGGATCAAGCAGTGGCGCGGGCATTGACCTTGTTTAAGCAGATTGTCGCCGAATAG